The sequence below is a genomic window from Synechococcus sp. UW179A.
TCGGCGATCCAGGATGCAAGAAGCAGTCCCTGGACTGGATGGTCGCCTTCGACATCAATATCGAGCTGAACCACGTGACCAAGGGCATCGCGGCGATGCGGTGGATCGAAGACCATGGCCAGGGTTTGATGCCAACTGCCAAGGCGCAGCCAATTGAGATCGTTAACCGCCTGCCCTGCTTCGATCCTGGAGGCCAGCAGGTTGAGGCAAAAACCAGGCTCTCCCAGGGCGGAGTCGATAATCAGCCGTCGCGGTGAGCTGGCAAGTTGCTGCAGCAGCTCAGGGGCTTCATCGAGGGCTCCGTTCCACCACACCCAGGAGGGGAGTTCTTCCGGCAACAGAGGATCAAGGATTGTGAGGCCCTGCTGCAGCGCAGGTTTGCCTCCACGCAACACCACCACATCCCCGCAGGCGACCGTTCCACCACCTTCTTCTGGAAGCGGGCAGTAGGCCGCCACCAGGGTTTCAAGGGGCTGTTCTGGATCGAGGCTTGGAGCCAGCGTGATCAGTCGCCGAGGGCGCAAGTTGCTGAGAGCTGCATCCACATGCTGACCTCGAAGATCCTCGCTGGTATGACCTCCATCCATTTGGCTGAGACAAGTCGCCACGGCTTCTGTGAGCGGTGGCGTGCTGATGGGCAGATCGCCATCCACGACTGCCTGACGTCCTGCGGCAATCAGCTGCGATCTCTGCACTCCGGTGATCGGTCCATCCAGGCGACCGGTGCGCACCAGCTGCTGTTCAACCCAGGCCGGTTGCCAAACGAGTAGGCAGAAGGTGTGGGCCCCGACGTTGTTGGGCTGGTCCCGCGACCAGAGTTGCTCTAGGTAGCCAGGTACTTCAGAGGGCGGCAGTTCGAGAGGGGTTTGAAGCGTGAGCTGGGGGGACATGGTGCAGCCAGTTAATGAGAACAGGTTGTGGTCAGTCGGATCTGGTCAGGGACGACGCCAGAGCAAGCCATCACGGGCAAGAAGAGCATCAGATGCAGCGGGCCCCCAAGTTCTTGACTCATAGGGGTGGATCGGTAGCTGCCAGGGGCTGTCTTCAATCAGCTCCAGAAGAGGGGTATAGAGACGCCAGGCTGCCTCCACCTCATCACTGCGAGTGAACAGCGTGGGATCGCCGAGCATGGCGTCGGCCAGCAGGCGGACATAGCCTTCATCGGATGGTTCTCCGAACGATTCGTCGTAGGAAAATTCCATCTCGACAGGTCGGCTACGCATTCCGGAACCCGGAGACTTCACTTCAAAACGGAATTCAGCACCTTCATCGGGCTGAATTCTCAACACCAGTTGATTGGCGGTTGGACCTCCTCCGGCGGCATCAAAAAGATGTACCGGTGCTTCCCTGAAGGTGAGCACCACTTCGCTGAGGCGCTTGGGCAGTCGTTTGCCTGTGCGCACATAAAAGGGCACGCCCTGCCACCGCCAGTTGTCGATGAAAAGTTTCATCGCCACATAGGTTTCTGTCGTGCTGTTGGCATCCACACCATGCTCCTGGCGGTAGCCGGGCAAGGGTGAGTCCTGGGTCCCACCCGGGCCATACTGACCACGGATGCAGCAGTTCCAGGGTTCGTTTTCATCTGCCAGCCGTGCTGCCTGAAGAACCTTCGCCTTTTCACTGCGGATCGCTTCAGGATCAAAGCGCCCAGGCGTTTCCATGGCTGTGATCGCCAGCATCTGGGTCAGGTGGTTCTGCACCATGTCCCTGAGGGCTCCTGATGTTTCGTAGTAGCCGGCCCGTTCCTCAACTCCGACCGTTTCAGCAGCTGTGATCTGAACACTTGAGATGTAGTTCCGATTCCAGATCGGTTCGAAGATGGTGTTGGCAAATCTCAGAACCATGATGTTCTGGACTGTTTCCTTGCCCAGATAGTGGTCAATGCGGAAGATCTGATTTTCTTGTCCACAGCTCTGTACGACTCGATTCAGGTTCTGAGCACTGCCGTAATCCCTGCCGAAGGGCTTTTCAATCACAACACGACTACGTTGCGGATCCTTCAGCAAGCCTGCGTCGGCCAGAGCACGGCAACCGCTGCCATAAAACTTCGGAGAAACTGATAAGTAGAAGGTGCGATTGCTGCGGGTGGCTCGCAATCTGTCGATCTCGTCGAGTCGGTGACCGAGCTTCACCAGATCTTCAGGTTTCTGAAGATCCACCGGTTCGTAGAACATTCCTGCTGAGAACTGTTCCCAGGCCGCACGGTTTTCATTGACCGTGGTTTCCATGGCTTCTGCCATCTTTTGGCGGAATTCCTCATCACTCCATGGGCGTCGGGCACATCCCAGCAATGCGAATTCACTTGGCAGGCGGCGCTGTTTAAACAGCTCGAACAACGCTGGCACCAACTTGCGATGCGTGAGGTCACCACTTGCGCCGAAGATCACCAAGCATTGGGGGGCGATCACTCGCTCCTGACGCAGGCCGACCCTCAGCGGGTTTGTCATCGTTGCGCTCATGACACCGAAAGCTCTGACGAAGGTTTAACCAGGAATCCCCGCGCTGACAGTGCTCCAGAACATCCCGCCATGTTTTGTCGTCGTCTCGGGACAACCCAAACAAAAAAAAGCCCACCGTTCGGTGGGCTTTTGTCCTGATCTGACTCTGAAAACTCAATAAGTCTCGACGTGCCAACGGTCAGCTTTCTTCAGCTGAGGACGTAGCTCTGCCCAGTCCAACCCCTTGGAGGCTGCAGCAGCTGTCATGGCCTCATCGATGCCGGGTTCCATTCCACGCAGACCACACATGTAGACATGCGTCTTGGGATCTTCGATCATCGAGAAGATTTCATCGGAGTGCTCCAGGACACGGTCTTGGATGTACATGCGACCGCCCTTGGTGTTTTTCTGCTCGCGACTGATCGCTTTTGTGTAGCGGAAGTTGTCAGGAAACTCCTCCTGATATTTCTCGAAATCGTCGTCATAAAGGAGGTTAGGAGTCTTCGGAGCACCCATGAAAAGCCACGCTTTGCCTCGGAACGTCCAACCATTTTTGTCACGTTCAGTGGCTTCAAACATGCGGCGCAGATAGGTCCGCATTGGGGCGATGCCGGTACCAGTAGCAAACATGATCACATTGGCTTCCTCATCCTCAGGAAGAAGCATCTCTTTGCCTACTGGGCCTGTGATCTTGACTTTGTCTCCAGGGTTGATGTCGCAGAGATAGGTGGAGCACACACCCTTGATTTCTTCGCCGGCTTCGTTCTGGTATTCGAGCTGTCGGACGCAGAGGGAAACAGTCTGGCCTGCCATGTCATCTCCATGGCGAGTACTGGCAATTGAGTAGAGACGAAGCTTGTGGGGCTTGCCTTTTGCGTCAGTTCCTTCGGGGATGATGCCGATCGACTGCCCTTCGACGTACTCGAGGTGGGGGTCACCACCACTGAGGTCGAATGTGATGTGCTGAACGCGTCCAATAGCCCCTTCTTGCAGAAGGCTGTAATTGCCGAGAACGGTTCCGACGAAAGGAGTTTTGGGCTTGTAGAGATTGACAGGAACCGATTGGTGAGCGGACTTTGCAGGAGCCTTGGAAGCATCCACTTTGGTTACAGGCTTGGTGGGAGCTTTGGATGCAGCTGCTTTGGAAGCAGGCTTTGCGGGAGCCTTTGCGGCTACCGATTTTTCAGCCTGCTTGGCTGAACCCTTGGAGGCGGAAGCCTTTGAGGAAGAAGCCTTGGCAGCAACAGCCTTAGCATTTGTAGCTTTTGTAGCCTGCGCACCTACGTGAATCGGCTCATTGTTTGGAATCACAGACTGAATCCGGCCACCTCTGCCATTAATGGTTTGAACAGTGGTTTGCAGGCGGTCGTAGGAGACGGTGATTCGCTCTTCTGATCGAAGGTGTTTGCCGGCCTGCAGCCAGACAACGACCAGCGTGAACATCCGTTCGTTGTAGCTGCTGGTACCCGCCGAGCTGACACGCATGGAATGTCTGTTCCCTTGAAAGATCGCGCGATCATAGTCGTGTCATCAAGAGCAAGCCCAAGTCGTCCTTACCCTCACATCAGATTGCGGTCTGGCCTTCAGCCTGACTTTCATTAGGATTTCGTTGTTACCTTTTTCAGGTTGAACTTCGCCGACTCCTTGCCGACTCTTCAGCGAGCAACCAGAGGCCGTCAGCAGACGATTGAGCAGACCATCGAGCGTCTGCCTCAGGGCGTTCGTCGCTTGGCTGTTCAGCTGCGAACCGATCAGACAGTGGACCACCTTTGGCAGGTGCTCACTGACTACGAAGGACTTAGCAAATTCATCCCCAATCTCAGCAGCAGCAAGCTGATTGAGCGTGCTGGAAATCGAGTGACTCTCGCTCAGGTCGGCAGTCAGCAACTGGTTTTAGGCCTCAAATTCTCGGCTGAAGTGAAGCTTGAACTCATGGAGCATCGTCCAGAAGGATTGCTCCAGTTCAGAATGTTGAAAGGTGATTTTCGTCGTTTCGAAGGCGCTTGGCGTTTGCAGGCTGTTCCTGATCAAACTCTTGTGCTGTACGAGCTCACAGTTCAGGGATGTCTGGGAATGCCAATTGCACTGATCGAACAACGTCTGCGGCAAGACCTCAATGACAACCTTCTCGCGGTTGAGCAAGAAACTATCCGACGTTTCACTGAGGCCTAAAAGGTTCTCTCTGTTTGAGCTTTTTTAGGTCCTTAAATGAGGCCCTGAAATGATGATCAATTGTCATAAAAAACATCCACAGAATGGATGTGTTGCAAAGCAAAGCAAATCAATCAATACCCCCAAGGGGATTCGAACCCCTGTCGCCTCCGTGAAAGGGAGGTGTCCTAGGCCTCTAGACGATGGGGGCGAGGCCGTGCTCTCAGGTGTTCTCCCGGGCACCAAATGAAATTACGGTTCCGACTGACCCTCCGTCAAGGCAGTGATCAAGTTCTCCTGTCCTTGTCCTTGCCAGACAGGCACATTGAAGGTGAAGCAGGCTCCTTTTCCTGGTTCTGAGACAACCCAGATGCGTCCACCATGAACCTCAACGATTCGTCGGCAAACGGAGAGCCCTACTCCAAAGCCAGATGTTCCTCCTGAGGTTTGGGGAAGTCGCACACGGTCTAGAAAAATGCGTTGTTGTTCTGCTTCTGGGATGCCAGGACCGCTGTCGCTGACACTCACCTGCACCCATTGACTGGTGCGATGCACCATGGCCAGTGCAATCGTGCCGCCGTCCTGGGTGTATTTGAGCGCGTTCTCCAAAAGATTGAGCAGCACCTGACGCATGCGCCGCTGATCTGCGAAGACGAGCGGCAGATCTGCCGGAATGTCGGTGTTGATGGTTACGTCCCTGCCGAGCCAGAGCTTTTCCAGTTCAAGGATGGCTTCTGCGGCAATGCTGGCCAAATCCAGTCGCTGGGGGTTGAAAAGAGCTTCCCAGCGTGTGCTTCCCACTTCCAGCAGATCTTTGGAGAGTAGGGCGATCTCGTCGAGGCGTCGCTTCAGGACGTCGCGGAATCGATTGAAATCAATCTGACCCAGTTGCTGGCTCTGCAGTGCCAGCGTCGCTGCTGTTAGGGGCGTGCGAAGTTCGTGGGCCACCATTCTCAGAAGGCGTTCTTGAGATTGCAGGCGATCAATCAGCGTTTCATTCTCCTGCCGCAGAACCAATAACTGATCCTCCAGTTGCAGCTCACGCTGGGTACGACTCCCGTCGAGTTCTGTGGGCTTCAGGCTCAGGCCCAGTCCGCTCACGACCTCATCCTGCTGCCATCGAGGTACCCAGCCGCGAAGTTGCTGGAAAATGCTGCTTCCTGCAAAGACCTGCTTTGGCATGGGTTGCAGCTTCACCAGGGCAGGTGTGACAACCAACCGGTGAAGTTCCAGCAGTTCCGGGTGCTCGACAGGATCAGCTAACTGGAGTGTCACGTCAAATCCGCAGTCCTCCTGTTCCAGAAACTGGATCAGCGAACGCAGATCCCCGCTGGAGAGATGGTGACGACCTGCGACCAGGAGCAGAGTCAGCTGCTGACGTGGTGTGGGATCGATCCCGCCCACCAGGTGTTGCTCCAAAAGATGAGCCTTACCTTATGGGTTTTTGCAAAGGTCAGCAGAACCGCTAAGACGATTTTGAACAGACTGTTGTCAGTCAGGACTTCGCATGGCCCTTCTTCCTGTTGAAAGCCGTGGTGCTCCACCCCCGGATGGTGAGTCTCCTGCTTCGCAGCGGGTTTATCTCGACAGCAATCTCAGGCGTTGGTTTGCGCGAAACCTTGGCCTTTGGCGCTCACGACGTCAATACGTTTTTAAAAATGAGGAGGTGTTGTTCCTGGACATGATGATCCGGGTTGAGATCTTTGCGGAATCACGGGTAGGCAAGCCTCACTACCGCATGAGCTGGTGGCCTGAGCACGAAACAGATTTCTTTGATCGCAAACCCCGTTATCAGCGTGAAGGGGTGATGGAAGCAACCCTGATGGGACACCAGTTGCTGCGCAGTCGTGCCTACCTCGAAGAAGTCGAGTCGCGAACGAGGATTCGTCAGGTGGATGAACACGAGGTGGTGTTCGAATCGCATTACCTCGATTGGGATGTCCAGGAATATACACGGCTGATTGATCAAGATCGTTTCCGATCGCGCGCCATCTACAGCTGGCAAAAAGGTGATTTGGAAATCGTGGAACATCACCACGAAACCCGCCTTGAAGATGCTTCGGCTCCGATTGACTCGGATTGAGTTGTTCTGTATTCGGCTTCCTAGCGCAGTCCTAGCCAGACCTGTTGGCTGTGACATTCGTGGTTCTCTGATGACAGATGTCCTCTAACGAATGTCCTCTTGATCTTTGAAGGGCTTGGTTTTTGGGGATCTCGCTGGGGTCTTGAACATGGCTCGACGAAGCCTCACAGACTTGTTGCAGAGGCTTGTCATCTGATCCAAACCAGCCCGGTGGAGTCAATCAGTCACGTGTTACCTGTTCAGCGAGACGTTGGCTTCTGATTAGCTAGGCATCAAAGCTTGATGGGCTTTCAGTGGCTTGATGTGGGTCGCAAGTGACCAATACATCAACCAGGTTTGTTCTGTTCTCGACCTGGGAACACTGAATGGCCCAGGTTTTGAGCAGTTCAGCTGTTGGTCTGGGATTGATCTTGTCGCAACAAGTAGCTAGCCATTTTTAGCTGGTATGAGGCAGCATGGTGCCGCTCCCCTAAGTCTTTCAGTGCGTATCCCCCGTCCCAGTCTTCCGAAGGCGTTCAGAACTGTTTTGCTTCTCGCAGCGCTTCCTCTCAATACTTCCATTGCGTTCGCTCAAGGGGCAGGTGGAGCGACATCCCCGGCGACAGCGATCGAAATCGAGCGAATGGTTTCAATCGCTTCGATCAACATGTGCATTTTGTCGAAAAGCAAGGTTCCATTCTTGACTGCAATGCAGGCAAACATGGTTCCAATGGTGAGCTACATCAAGGAAGTTAACGGTTCCAAGATTTCAGGCGTCAAAAACGGACAGGCTTTGACGCCTGAGGAGGTTGCGAATGGCCTGGCGATGCAATTGTTGCCTGTTGTAGGAGTCCGTTGTGGCAAAGATTTGCCACAGGATTACAAGAAAGAGGTTACAAAAGCAGAGAAGCTGCTGAAGTCTCAGTCTGGAAGCTGACCATTGGTTCACCTGATCTGTTCCGATTTTTTGGGGTTGGGATTAGGTCCTTTGATTGGGTTGGTTGGGAGACATCAATCGACAAGTCAATCCCTTCTTATTCATTTGGAAGTTGAGATTGGCTTGCAGAAAATTGCTTCGCGTGATGATTTCTGGAGGGGTCGTTGCGCCCCAGCATGTTGAATGCATCGCAGATCTGAGCTGGATACATTCGAGCGCACCCGCCATATCCATTGGTCATCATCTCAGGCCTACTTGATTTCAGACCCCGATCCATCAGCTCAGCTCCTGTCGTTGCCAATTCGGCGCTAAAACTCAGATGTCCACTGACTGGTGAGGTTTTCCCTCCCGCCATCTGTTGATCGGGCGAGCCAGGATCAAAGGAGAGTGAGCTGTCCATGGTTTCCACCGCATCCTCTGAGTCGACCACCAGCCTGGCGGGGGTTGCTCCACCCAAGCGCCTGTCTGACTACCGGCCTTTCCCTTTCGCTATTCCGAGGATTGAGCTGAATGTGGTGGTTCATCAGCCTGATTCGGTTTTGGTCACGGCCAATCTCTACCTAGAGCCTGCCGAAACCAGGGCAACTACACCATTAATCTTGCGTGGAGTTGACCTTGAATTGGTTTCAATCGCTCTCGACGGGCAACCGCTGGCGTCCAGTTCTTACCACTTGAATCATGAGCAGCTGGAAATATTTGAACCCCCTACTCAGCCATTCACGTTAACAACTGTTAGTCGTCTTGATCCCCAGGCCAATACTTCTCTGGAAGGCCTTTATGAAAGCGGCGGAATGCTCACAACTCAATGTGAGGCCGAAGGGTTTCGACGTATCACCTTCCATCCAGATCGTCCTGATGTTCTGAGTCGCTATCGGGTTCGGATTGAGGCGGATCGAACACGGTTTCCAGTGCTGCTTTCAAATGGAAATGAAATCAGTGCTTCGGCTCTCTTAGCCGATGACTCCCGGCATGAGGTTGTCTGGGAAGATCCGTTCCCAAAGCCCTCCTATCTTTTCGCTCTCGTGGCTGGTGACCTGCGTGAGATCAGGGACCATTACGTGAC
It includes:
- a CDS encoding glucose-6-phosphate dehydrogenase assembly protein OpcA, with product MSPQLTLQTPLELPPSEVPGYLEQLWSRDQPNNVGAHTFCLLVWQPAWVEQQLVRTGRLDGPITGVQRSQLIAAGRQAVVDGDLPISTPPLTEAVATCLSQMDGGHTSEDLRGQHVDAALSNLRPRRLITLAPSLDPEQPLETLVAAYCPLPEEGGGTVACGDVVVLRGGKPALQQGLTILDPLLPEELPSWVWWNGALDEAPELLQQLASSPRRLIIDSALGEPGFCLNLLASRIEAGQAVNDLNWLRLGSWHQTLAMVFDPPHRRDALGHVVQLDIDVEGDHPVQGLLLASWIADRLSWQLQHTERNSDQSISANFKRTDGTDVQMRVSPVPMGQPSIHPGQIVGLRLICKPDNQPAICVILCAESGGCMRLEAGGMASMELIEEVVPVQHSPVEADVSRQLEGGHDSTNPLLASAAPLAAKLIS
- a CDS encoding histidine kinase; its protein translation is MGGIDPTPRQQLTLLLVAGRHHLSSGDLRSLIQFLEQEDCGFDVTLQLADPVEHPELLELHRLVVTPALVKLQPMPKQVFAGSSIFQQLRGWVPRWQQDEVVSGLGLSLKPTELDGSRTQRELQLEDQLLVLRQENETLIDRLQSQERLLRMVAHELRTPLTAATLALQSQQLGQIDFNRFRDVLKRRLDEIALLSKDLLEVGSTRWEALFNPQRLDLASIAAEAILELEKLWLGRDVTINTDIPADLPLVFADQRRMRQVLLNLLENALKYTQDGGTIALAMVHRTSQWVQVSVSDSGPGIPEAEQQRIFLDRVRLPQTSGGTSGFGVGLSVCRRIVEVHGGRIWVVSEPGKGACFTFNVPVWQGQGQENLITALTEGQSEP
- the zwf gene encoding glucose-6-phosphate dehydrogenase, translated to MSATMTNPLRVGLRQERVIAPQCLVIFGASGDLTHRKLVPALFELFKQRRLPSEFALLGCARRPWSDEEFRQKMAEAMETTVNENRAAWEQFSAGMFYEPVDLQKPEDLVKLGHRLDEIDRLRATRSNRTFYLSVSPKFYGSGCRALADAGLLKDPQRSRVVIEKPFGRDYGSAQNLNRVVQSCGQENQIFRIDHYLGKETVQNIMVLRFANTIFEPIWNRNYISSVQITAAETVGVEERAGYYETSGALRDMVQNHLTQMLAITAMETPGRFDPEAIRSEKAKVLQAARLADENEPWNCCIRGQYGPGGTQDSPLPGYRQEHGVDANSTTETYVAMKLFIDNWRWQGVPFYVRTGKRLPKRLSEVVLTFREAPVHLFDAAGGGPTANQLVLRIQPDEGAEFRFEVKSPGSGMRSRPVEMEFSYDESFGEPSDEGYVRLLADAMLGDPTLFTRSDEVEAAWRLYTPLLELIEDSPWQLPIHPYESRTWGPAASDALLARDGLLWRRP
- a CDS encoding SRPBCC family protein, with translation MNFADSLPTLQRATRGRQQTIEQTIERLPQGVRRLAVQLRTDQTVDHLWQVLTDYEGLSKFIPNLSSSKLIERAGNRVTLAQVGSQQLVLGLKFSAEVKLELMEHRPEGLLQFRMLKGDFRRFEGAWRLQAVPDQTLVLYELTVQGCLGMPIALIEQRLRQDLNDNLLAVEQETIRRFTEA
- a CDS encoding FAD-binding oxidoreductase: MRVSSAGTSSYNERMFTLVVVWLQAGKHLRSEERITVSYDRLQTTVQTINGRGGRIQSVIPNNEPIHVGAQATKATNAKAVAAKASSSKASASKGSAKQAEKSVAAKAPAKPASKAAASKAPTKPVTKVDASKAPAKSAHQSVPVNLYKPKTPFVGTVLGNYSLLQEGAIGRVQHITFDLSGGDPHLEYVEGQSIGIIPEGTDAKGKPHKLRLYSIASTRHGDDMAGQTVSLCVRQLEYQNEAGEEIKGVCSTYLCDINPGDKVKITGPVGKEMLLPEDEEANVIMFATGTGIAPMRTYLRRMFEATERDKNGWTFRGKAWLFMGAPKTPNLLYDDDFEKYQEEFPDNFRYTKAISREQKNTKGGRMYIQDRVLEHSDEIFSMIEDPKTHVYMCGLRGMEPGIDEAMTAAAASKGLDWAELRPQLKKADRWHVETY